A DNA window from Aureibaculum sp. 2308TA14-22 contains the following coding sequences:
- a CDS encoding DUF58 domain-containing protein has translation MSVKEAKNIYGIKNLELLANQVVEGFITGMHKSPFHGFSVEFAEHRLYNKGESTKHIDWKLYAKTDKLFVKRYEEETNLRCHLIIDNSASMHYPQLKNPSLERLNKIGFSVIASAALLDILKRQRDAYGLSVYSEGNEYYAPAKGSERHRRMLLNQLELLLEKESKTKTKTFAALHEIADKIHRRSLIFLFTDMFQADRDEELLFEALRHLKYNKHEVVLFHTFDGKKELNFDFDNTPKRFVDVETREHINLYPDTVKEGYKTILDNYFNNLKMKCMQYKIDYVPVDINQGFEQVLTTYLISRKRFL, from the coding sequence ATGTCTGTTAAAGAAGCAAAAAACATTTACGGAATCAAAAACTTAGAACTACTGGCTAATCAGGTAGTTGAAGGTTTTATTACGGGAATGCACAAAAGTCCTTTCCATGGGTTTTCTGTGGAATTTGCCGAGCATCGGTTGTATAATAAAGGGGAGAGTACTAAGCATATAGATTGGAAACTGTATGCCAAAACAGATAAACTTTTTGTAAAAAGATATGAAGAGGAAACCAATTTAAGATGTCATTTAATTATTGATAATTCGGCTTCAATGCATTATCCACAATTAAAAAATCCTTCTTTGGAACGACTTAATAAAATAGGGTTTTCAGTAATCGCTTCAGCTGCTTTGTTAGATATTTTAAAACGACAACGTGATGCTTATGGGTTAAGTGTCTATTCTGAAGGTAATGAATATTATGCTCCCGCTAAAGGTAGTGAACGTCATAGGCGAATGTTACTGAATCAGTTAGAATTGTTGTTGGAAAAAGAATCAAAAACCAAAACCAAAACATTTGCAGCTTTACATGAGATAGCAGATAAAATACACAGACGTTCTCTGATATTTTTATTTACAGATATGTTTCAGGCGGACAGGGATGAAGAATTATTGTTTGAAGCTCTACGCCACTTAAAATATAATAAGCACGAAGTGGTGCTGTTTCATACTTTTGATGGAAAAAAAGAACTAAATTTTGATTTTGATAATACTCCAAAAAGATTTGTTGATGTAGAAACAAGAGAGCATATTAATCTTTATCCGGATACGGTAAAGGAGGGTTATAAAACTATACTTGATAACTATTTTAATAACCTGAAAATGAAATGCATGCAGTATAAAATTGATTATGTTCCTGTCGATATTAACCAAGGCTTTGAACAGGTGCTGACTACATATTTAATTAGTAGAAAAAGATTTTTGTAA
- the trxA gene encoding thioredoxin, which translates to MALEVTDATFNEVVLKSEKPVLVDFWAAWCGPCRMLAPTVDELSTDFEGKAVIAKLDVDANQEFAAKYGVRNIPTILIFKGGEVVDKQVGVAPKATYTEKLEALV; encoded by the coding sequence ATGGCATTAGAAGTTACAGATGCTACTTTTAACGAAGTAGTATTAAAATCAGAAAAACCTGTTTTAGTAGATTTTTGGGCTGCTTGGTGTGGGCCTTGTAGAATGTTAGCTCCAACAGTTGATGAATTAAGTACCGATTTTGAAGGTAAAGCGGTTATAGCAAAATTAGATGTTGATGCAAATCAAGAATTTGCTGCAAAATACGGTGTTAGAAATATACCTACTATTTTAATTTTTAAAGGAGGAGAGGTTGTAGATAAACAAGTTGGCGTAGCTCCAAAGGCTACATATACAGAAAAACTAGAGGCTTTAGTTTAA
- the metF gene encoding methylenetetrahydrofolate reductase [NAD(P)H] has protein sequence MKITEHIKQAKGKTLFSFEIIPPQKGKNIQALYNNIDPLMEFKPPFIDVTTSREEYVYIDKEGGLLDRKITRMRPGTVGICAAIKHKYNVDTVPHVLCGGFTKEETEYLLVDCHYLGIENVMALRGDAMKQEQYFKACNGGHSFASELVEQIQNLNAGKYLHDVIDADDKADFCIGVAGYPEKHLEAPSLQTDLKRLKQKVDTGADYVVTQMFFDNKKFFDFVDAARKSGITVPIIPGIKPIAVKRHLQLLPQVFKIDLPEELIKEVEKCKDNKAVRQVGVEWCIKQSKELLDAGVPVLHYYSMGKSDNIKAVARDVF, from the coding sequence ATGAAGATAACAGAACATATAAAACAAGCTAAAGGAAAAACGTTGTTTTCTTTTGAAATTATTCCACCTCAAAAAGGGAAGAATATTCAAGCGTTATACAATAATATTGATCCTTTAATGGAGTTTAAACCTCCATTTATTGATGTAACTACTTCAAGAGAAGAGTATGTTTATATTGATAAAGAAGGGGGTTTGCTCGATAGAAAAATTACTAGAATGCGTCCAGGTACGGTAGGTATTTGTGCTGCAATAAAGCATAAATACAATGTTGATACTGTACCACATGTGTTGTGTGGAGGTTTTACTAAAGAAGAAACGGAATATTTATTAGTGGATTGTCATTATCTGGGTATTGAAAACGTTATGGCTCTAAGAGGAGACGCTATGAAGCAGGAGCAATATTTTAAAGCATGTAATGGTGGACATTCATTTGCTTCAGAGTTAGTAGAACAAATTCAAAACTTAAACGCTGGTAAATATTTGCACGACGTAATTGATGCAGATGATAAAGCCGATTTTTGTATCGGTGTTGCGGGTTATCCTGAAAAGCATTTAGAAGCTCCATCACTACAAACAGATTTAAAACGCTTAAAACAAAAAGTGGATACTGGTGCAGATTATGTGGTTACACAAATGTTTTTTGACAATAAAAAATTCTTCGATTTTGTAGATGCGGCTAGAAAATCAGGAATTACTGTTCCGATAATTCCAGGAATTAAGCCTATAGCAGTAAAACGACATTTACAGTTATTACCTCAGGTATTTAAAATTGATTTGCCGGAAGAATTAATTAAAGAGGTAGAGAAGTGTAAAGATAATAAAGCCGTTCGCCAAGTTGGTGTAGAGTGGTGTATTAAACAGTCTAAAGAATTATTAGATGCTGGAGTACCTGTGTTACATTATTATTCAATGGGAAAATCTGACAATATTAAAGCCGTAGCAAGGGATGTTTTTTAA